The Actinomadura graeca nucleotide sequence CGGCGGTCAGGCCCGCCCATTCGGCGGGTTCCTCGCGTCCGGGTGCCGTGGCCAGGTCCCTGATCGGGCGGCCGGTCCGCACCGAGTACAGGCGCAGGACGGACGGGTGGCCCGCGTTGGTGACCAGTGACCGCCCGTCGGGCAGCAGCCAGGCCACGTCGCCGCGTTGGGTCTCGGGGCGGCTGAGCAGGACCGTTCCGGCCAGCAGGTCGCCGCCGGATCCGTTCGCGTCCAGTGTGCGGATCTGTGTCGGCCCGGCCGCGACAACGCCGAGCCCGCGAGGGGGCGAGGCCAGGCGGGTGAAGGTGAAGGCGAGCGTGGAACCCGCCCAGGACAGGTCGCCGATCCTGCTCATGTCAGGGACGGTCCAGGTGCGGCGCCCGCCGGTCGCGATGGTGACGACCTCGATCCGGCCGATGTTCATCCGGCCGGCCTCCAGGGTGGACCGCGCCTTGTCCGGGTGTGCCCGGTAGGCGACGAAAGCGATCTTGGTACCGTCCGGGCTCACGGCCATGTCCGGGTCGGAGAGCTCGGTCGTGTACGCGAGGCGGGGCAGCGGGGTGAACGTCGCGACCGTGCCGTCGTCCGCGAGCGCGACCCGGTGGACCGAGATCCGTGCCGGGCCCGCGCCCGGTTCGGCGGCGCGGGTGGTGACGATGAACGTGCGGTCGTCGCCGGCCACCGCGACGTCGTCGAAGGTGTCGCCGCGGGGCGGGACGAGGCGCGCGGTGACGCGGCCGCCGGCGGTGTCGCGGATCACGAGCCCAGCGGTGTCGCCGGACGCGACGGCCATGAAGCGGGGCCCGTCCGGGCGCGCCGGGAGCGGCCGTCGGGTCCCCGGCGTGGTCAGGGCGGGGGACGGGGTCTCGACCGGACGGGCCGTACGGTCATGGGCCCGGTCCAGGGCGACCGCGGCGACCACCAGCATGATGACGCAGGCGACCGCGGCGAGCGGGGCCAGGCGCCTGCGGGGAGACGGCCCCCCGGAACCGGCCTGTGCGCGTAGCGGCGGGACGGTCTCCGGGCCATAGGCGTCCGCGGCGGCCCGGTAGGCGTCCCTGAGCCGTTCCTCCAGCGGCGGTTCGGGCTTCATTCTTCCTCCCCCAGCGTCCGGGCCAGCGCGGACATCGCGCGGGAGGCGGTGGACGACACCGTCCCGCGGGAGATCCCCAGGATGCGTGCGATCTCGTGCTCGGGCAGCTCGCAGAAGTACCGCAGCGCCAGCACCTCCCTCTGCCTGCGCGGTAAGGCGGCCACGGCGGCGAGCAGCTCCCGGCGTTCCTCGCCGATCAGCGCCGCCGACTCCGCCGACCACGCCGGCGGCTCGTAGGCGTGCCCGAACCGCGCGGCGACGGCGCGGCGGCGCAGCACCGAGCGGCAGCGGTTGAGCACCGCCGAGCGCGCGTAGGTCAGCGCGGCCGCCGGATCGCGCAGCCGCGCCCACCTGTGGTGCAGGCCGAGGAAGGCGTCCTGCACCACGTCCTCGGCCGTCGCCGGGTCGCCGACCATCAGCGTCGCCAGCCGCATCAGCCCCGCGGCGTGGGCGCGGTACAGGTCGGTCAGCGTCGGCGGCGGCAGGGGCGCGACGCCCTTCACGGTGCGCCCGGCGGGCGCGGATTCGGGTCCCACACTTCAGAGACGCGCGGGGGGACGTGATGCTGCGTCCGCCGCGAGAACTTTCGTCGCGCCGGTGGGGGTGTCGGACATGGTGATCGGCGACTCCGCCCCGGTACGTCAGACGGTCATCCGGCGACGCGGAATCCGATGTTGCCCGCGGAGCTGTCCGGGGTGTTGGACGATCGGGCCGCCACCCGATAGCGATTGCAGTACGACGCGTGGCACATGTGGGAACCGCCGCGCATGACGCGGGCGGTGCCGTCCGGCGGTCCCGTGGGGTCCTCGCGAGGGCCGGTGCGGTGGAAACCGGCGCTGAACCAGTCGGCGCACCATTCCCAGACGTTGCCGACGACGTTGTAGAGGCCGTAGCCGTTCGGACGATACGACTTCACGGGCGCGGTGCCCAGATGGCCGTCCTCGCCGGTGTTGAATTCCGGGAAGTCGCCCTGCCAGACGTTGCACAGGTGCCGTCCGCCCGGCGTCAGCTCGTCCCCCCAGGGGTACCGGCGCTGTTCCAGCCCGCCCCGCGCGGCGTACTCCCATTCCGCCTCGGTGGGAAGCCGGGTGCCCGACCAGCCGCAGTACGCCTGAGCGTCGTTCCACGAGACGTGCACGACCGGATGATTCTGCCGGGAGGTGATGGACGAGCCGGGCCCCTCGGGCTGTTTCCAGAAGGCGCCGGACACCGCGCGCCACCAGGGCGCCGCGTGCACGACCTGCGAAACGCGCGCGTTGTCCTCACTGAGAAAGCCTTCGAAGACGAAGGAGAAGCCGAACCGCTCGGCCTCCGTGACGTGACCGGTCGCTTTGACGAAGGCGGCGAACTGGGCGTTCGTCACCGTCGTCGTCTCGATCCTGAAAGGACGCAGCCTGATCGCGCGGACCGGGCCCTCTCCGTCGGCGCGGTAGCCCTCCTCGTCCTCGGTGCCCATGAGGAACGGCCCGCCGGGGAGCCGGGCCATGTTCTTGTGACGGGGCGAGGCGGCCTGGGCGATCGTGGTCACGGGTAGGCCCACCGGCTCGCGGCGGGGGGTGCAGCAGGGCTTGTCCATGGGTTCTCCTGAAAGGACCACGGCACCGTCCGCCGCAGGACCGGGGCACCGTCCGCCCACGCGCGCGCGGACGGTGCCGCGGTCCCGGCCGGGTGCCGTCGCGCTAGCTCTGGCGGTCCGCGGCGAGCTGGGCCGCCAGCGCGGGGATGCCCAGGTTCTGCTCGTCGGCGGGGGTGGCCTGGTAGAGCCTGTTGGTGAGCTGGTACTGGTCGTTGACGAGGTCGTAGTACTCGCGGAACGTGACCTGCCCGGACCCGGAGACCGTGCCCGCCGCGTCGGTGTGCAGGGCGTAGTACTCGACGTACTGCTTGTTCTTGGCGACGTAGGACGCCCAGCTGTCCTTGACGCCGCCCGTGCCCTGCTTCCACCACTCGACGAGCAGGTGGTCACGGTTGAAGCCGGACAGCAGGGACTTGCCGTCCTGCGACGTCCCGGGGGTGATCCCGGCGGCGGCGAGGATCGTCGGCGCGATGTCGATGTTGGCGACGATGCGGTTGTCGGTGGTGCCCGAGCCCAGGCCCCCGGCGGGCCAGGACAGGTAGAACGGCACCTCGTGGGCCGGGGAGTAAGGCGTCCCCTTGCCGAGGAGGCCGTGGTCGGCCCACTGGAACCCGTTGTCGCCGATGTAGATGACCAGGGTGTTCTCCAGCTGGCCGAGGGCCGCCAGCTTGTCCTTGAACGCCTGCACGGCGTCGTCGACCGACAGCAGCGTCCGCAGCTGACGCTGCCGCACCGCCTTGCCGTCGGCCAGGGTGGCGGTCGCGTTCTGCACGTAGGCCGGCTTGTCGCTCCGGTCGGCCTCCGGGACGGAGGGACGGCCGTTCCAGGTCGGCACGACCGTGTCGGCGTACTGGGCGGCGGGCGTGTTCGGCTCGTGCGAGGCGTACGGCGTGACATAAGCGAACCACGGGCGCGTGTCGGTCGTGGCCTTGTTGAGGAAGGCCAGCGTCCGGTTCTTGATGATGTTGGTGGTGTACCCGTTGATGGTCTGGACGGTGCCGTTGACGTTCCACTGGGCGTCCACGTAGCCGGGCTGGAGCAGCGCCCACTCCTCGAAGTGGGGCGGGTCGTCCGACAGCGTCCAGGAGTTGAGGTACTTCCCGAACAGGCCGGTGCGGTACCCCGCCTGCTTGAGGTACCGCTGGACGGTCGTGCTCTGGTCGAGGCTGTGGGAGGCCCCGTTGTTGCGGACGCCGTGGTTGTGCGCGTAGCGGCCGGTGAAGATCGACGACCGCGAGGGGGCGCACAGCGGCGTGGTGACGTGGCCGTTCGTGTAGGTCACGCCCTGGCCGCCGAGCCAGGCGATGGTCTTCTGGATCGCCCAGTTCGTGTGCTTGGGGTTGTCGTCGGTGACGATCAGCAGGACGTTCGGACGGGTGGCCGCGGACGCCGTCCCGGCCAGCCCGGGAACCGTCGAGGACGCGGCCACCGCCGCGGCCGCCGCGGCCGAACCGGCGAGGAACCGCCGCCGGCTGAATCCGGCCCTCTCGTCCCCGCGCTCTCTGTGTTCCTCGGTCATGGGTCTCCCAGCTCCTCTCGCTGACAGCGGCGCGCTGTCTCGGACGGAAATACAAAACCTGACGGACGCACGAAAAATGGCAGAAGCAGAGGAAACAGAAGCAGCATGACGGAGAACACCCGCCAACGCGGTGAATCAAGTCCACAGCACTTCGGCGAGCCGGACTCGAAGGGGTTTCCAAATCTGGGTTTGCGGCACGCGAGAACTCGCATGAAGTCCTGGCCGAGCCGTGAGAACGCCAATGGCCGGTACCCGCCGAAGAGACGGCGCCGGCCCGCCGGCTAGGGCGTTTCAGATGGACAGAGCGCGCTCGCCTGCCGTTTGAAGTCGACGTGCAGGCGAGCGACGAGAAAGTCGCCCGGAGTCATATTCACGACGGTATAAACCAGCCCCGACCACGTCAATGCCATGGGAAGACCTATTTCCCTGGACCATCGACCGCACACCGGTGGACCAAAGCCGCCTCGAACTAGGGCCGAACACTTCGCCCGCGAAATCACGATCCCGAGGCGGGTTCTCATGAAAGTGCGCGCCTTCGATTATGGGCGCGTCGTGGAAACGGAAAACGCATACTCCGGCGGCGAGCGACGGCCGGCGGACGGCTCCGCACCCCCCGGAGGACCGCTCACGCGAACGCCCATGGCCACCCGGGGGCTCCGGAAGGGATTCGAATCAAAACGATAGGAAATACCGTTTATTCTGTCAACCCGTCCCGCCTCCCGGCACGCGGACGGCGGACGGCGGACGGCGGACGGCGGACGGCGGACCCGCGTGTGACAGGTCCGCCGCGTGCGCCGCCACGGCCGGTTCAGGCGACCGTCTCCAGGGGCGTCTCGTCGTTGAACTGGGTGCGGTAGAGGTCGGCGTAGCGGCCACCGGCGGCGAGGAGATCGGTGTGGGTGCCGCGCTCGATGATGCGGCCCGCCTCGACGACGAGGATGAGGTCGGCGGCGCGGACGGTGCTGAGACGGTGGGCGATGACGACGGCGGTGCGGCCGTCGAGGGCCTCCGCCAGGGCCTCCTGCACGGCGGCCTCGGACGTGGAGTCCAGGTGGGCGGTGGCCTCGTCGAGGATCACGACGCGCTGGCGGGCGAGCAGGAGCCGGGCGATGGTGAGGCGCTGGCGCTCGCCGCCGGACAGGCGGTAGCCGCGCTCGCCGACGATGGTGTCGAGCCCGTCCGGCAGGCCGGTGACGAGGGTGTCGAGGCGGGCGCGGCGCAGCACGTCCCAGAGCTCGTCCTCCCCGGCCTCGGGGCGGGCCAGCAGCAGGTTGTCGCGGATCGACTCGTGGAACAGGTGGCCGTCCTGCGTGACCATGCCGAGGGTGTCGCGGATCGACTCGAAGGTCAGGTCGCGGACGTCGACGCCGCCGAGGCGGACGGCGCCGGAGTCGGCGTCGTAGAGGCGCGGCAGGAGCTGGGCGATCGTCGACTTGCCCGCGCCGGAGGAGCCGACGAGCGCGACCATCTGGCCGGGCTCGGCGCGGAACGACACGCCGTGCAGGACGTCGACGCCGCCGCGGGTGTCGAGGGTGGCGACCTCTTCGAGGGAGGCGAGGGAGACCTTGTCGGCGGACGGGTAGGCGAAGCGGACGTCGTCGAACTCGACGGCGACGGGGCCGTCGGGGACGGTGCCGGCGCCGGGCTTCTCGGCGACGAGGGGTTCGAGGTCGAGCACCTCGAAGACCCGCTCGAAGCTGACGAGGGCGCTCATCACCTCGACGCGGGCGCTGGCCAGCGCGGTCAGCGGCGCGTAGAGGCGGGTCAGCAGGAGGGCGAGCGCGACGACCGCGCCCGCGTCGAGTGAGCCGCGCAGCGAGAACCAGCCGCCGAGGCCGTAGACGAGGGCCAGGGCGAGCGCCGACACCATGGTCAGCGCGGTGATGAAGACGTGCTGCACCATCGCGGTGCGGACGCCGATGTCGCGGACGCGGCGGGCGCGGGCGGCGAACTCGGCGGACTCGCGGGACGGCCGTCCGAACAGCTTGACCAGGGTGGCGCCGGGGGCGGAGAACCGCTCGGTCATCTGGGTGCTCATCGCGGCGTCGTGCGCGGCGGCCTCGCGTTCGAGGCGGGCCAGCCGGGTGCCCATGCGGCGGGCCGGGAGGACGAAGACCGGCAGCAGCAGGAGGGCGAGCACGGTGATCTGCCAGGAGATGCCGACCATCACCCCGAAGGTGAGCACCAGCATCACCAGGTTGCTGACGACCCCGGACAGGGTGTCGCTGAAGGCGCGCTGCGCGCCGATCACGTCGTTGTTCAGGCGGCTGACCAGGGCGCCGGTGCGGGTGCGGGTGAAGAAGGCGACCGGCATCCGCTGGACGTGGTCGAAGACGGCGGTGCGCAGGTCGAGGATCAGGCCCTCGCCGATGCGGGCCGACAGCCACCGGTTGACCAGCCCGAGACCGCCCTCGGCGAGGGCGAGGAGGGCGATCAGCACGGCGAGCCTGACGACGGTGGAGCTCGCGGAGTGGTCGACGATCGCGTCGACGACCCGTCCGGCCAGCACGGGCGTCGCCACCGCCAGGACCGCCATCACCACGCTCAGCGCGAGGAACGCGTACAGCAGCCGCCTGTGCGGACGGGCGAAGCGGGCGATCCTCCGCAAGGTCGCCTTGGAGAAGGGCCTGCGGTCGTTCTTCGCGTTCATCGCGTGGTGCAGGGACATCCACGCGGTCACTTCCATGTCCATCGCTCACCACTCCGCTCTCAGAGGAACCCGTAGAGGCATCCTGGAACCTCAAGGAACGTTGAGGTCAAGTCGCCGGCCGGTGTCAAGCGTCTCCCATGGGTACGACAATGCGCTGTGACGATCTCCGACGAAGGGCTGCACGTGGACATCGGCAAGGCGCGTATGGACACCCCGGGCTGCGCGAAGGTGGCACACCTCAACAACGCCGGGGCGGCGCTGCCCCCGCTACCGGTGATCAGGGCGCTGACGGAGCACCTTGAGCTGGAGGCGGCCATCGGCGGGTACGAGGCGGCCGACCGGAACGCGGCGGCGACCGAGGACTTCTACGGCG carries:
- a CDS encoding RNA polymerase sigma factor; protein product: MGPESAPAGRTVKGVAPLPPPTLTDLYRAHAAGLMRLATLMVGDPATAEDVVQDAFLGLHHRWARLRDPAAALTYARSAVLNRCRSVLRRRAVAARFGHAYEPPAWSAESAALIGEERRELLAAVAALPRRQREVLALRYFCELPEHEIARILGISRGTVSSTASRAMSALARTLGEEE
- a CDS encoding formylglycine-generating enzyme family protein translates to MDKPCCTPRREPVGLPVTTIAQAASPRHKNMARLPGGPFLMGTEDEEGYRADGEGPVRAIRLRPFRIETTTVTNAQFAAFVKATGHVTEAERFGFSFVFEGFLSEDNARVSQVVHAAPWWRAVSGAFWKQPEGPGSSITSRQNHPVVHVSWNDAQAYCGWSGTRLPTEAEWEYAARGGLEQRRYPWGDELTPGGRHLCNVWQGDFPEFNTGEDGHLGTAPVKSYRPNGYGLYNVVGNVWEWCADWFSAGFHRTGPREDPTGPPDGTARVMRGGSHMCHASYCNRYRVAARSSNTPDSSAGNIGFRVAG
- a CDS encoding sulfatase, which gives rise to MTEEHRERGDERAGFSRRRFLAGSAAAAAAVAASSTVPGLAGTASAATRPNVLLIVTDDNPKHTNWAIQKTIAWLGGQGVTYTNGHVTTPLCAPSRSSIFTGRYAHNHGVRNNGASHSLDQSTTVQRYLKQAGYRTGLFGKYLNSWTLSDDPPHFEEWALLQPGYVDAQWNVNGTVQTINGYTTNIIKNRTLAFLNKATTDTRPWFAYVTPYASHEPNTPAAQYADTVVPTWNGRPSVPEADRSDKPAYVQNATATLADGKAVRQRQLRTLLSVDDAVQAFKDKLAALGQLENTLVIYIGDNGFQWADHGLLGKGTPYSPAHEVPFYLSWPAGGLGSGTTDNRIVANIDIAPTILAAAGITPGTSQDGKSLLSGFNRDHLLVEWWKQGTGGVKDSWASYVAKNKQYVEYYALHTDAAGTVSGSGQVTFREYYDLVNDQYQLTNRLYQATPADEQNLGIPALAAQLAADRQS
- a CDS encoding ABC transporter ATP-binding protein, producing the protein MDMEVTAWMSLHHAMNAKNDRRPFSKATLRRIARFARPHRRLLYAFLALSVVMAVLAVATPVLAGRVVDAIVDHSASSTVVRLAVLIALLALAEGGLGLVNRWLSARIGEGLILDLRTAVFDHVQRMPVAFFTRTRTGALVSRLNNDVIGAQRAFSDTLSGVVSNLVMLVLTFGVMVGISWQITVLALLLLPVFVLPARRMGTRLARLEREAAAHDAAMSTQMTERFSAPGATLVKLFGRPSRESAEFAARARRVRDIGVRTAMVQHVFITALTMVSALALALVYGLGGWFSLRGSLDAGAVVALALLLTRLYAPLTALASARVEVMSALVSFERVFEVLDLEPLVAEKPGAGTVPDGPVAVEFDDVRFAYPSADKVSLASLEEVATLDTRGGVDVLHGVSFRAEPGQMVALVGSSGAGKSTIAQLLPRLYDADSGAVRLGGVDVRDLTFESIRDTLGMVTQDGHLFHESIRDNLLLARPEAGEDELWDVLRRARLDTLVTGLPDGLDTIVGERGYRLSGGERQRLTIARLLLARQRVVILDEATAHLDSTSEAAVQEALAEALDGRTAVVIAHRLSTVRAADLILVVEAGRIIERGTHTDLLAAGGRYADLYRTQFNDETPLETVA